One stretch of Saccharopolyspora erythraea DNA includes these proteins:
- a CDS encoding Gfo/Idh/MocA family protein codes for MSDHTYRILMNGVTGRMGYHQHLLRSVLAIRDDGGVALDDGGRILVEPVLVGRNAGKLARIADQHGVSEWSTDLDALLAEDDAQIYFDTQATSERKKAILKAVAAGKHVYTEKPVASSVAEGEELVRAAESSGITHGVVHDKIFLPGLRKLKRLVESGFFGRILSVRGEFGYWVFEGDLLPAQRPSWNYRAEDGGGVVLDMFCHWNYVLENLFGPVRAVTAKAVTHIPERWDEQGRRYDATADDAAYAIFELEGDVIAQINSSWAVRVERKELVEFQVDGTHGSAVAGLFGCRVQPRVRTPRPTWNPDEPTTEDFRAQWDEVPDNTVFGNGFRAQWERFLLDVHHGRPHPYDLAAGVRGLRLAEAGLTSSAQGRRVELPGGAG; via the coding sequence ATGAGCGATCACACGTACCGAATCCTGATGAACGGCGTCACCGGCCGGATGGGCTACCACCAGCACCTGCTGCGCTCGGTGCTCGCGATCCGCGACGACGGCGGGGTGGCCCTCGACGACGGCGGCCGGATCCTGGTCGAGCCGGTCCTGGTGGGCCGCAACGCCGGCAAGCTCGCGCGCATCGCCGACCAGCACGGGGTCTCGGAGTGGAGCACCGACCTCGACGCCCTGCTCGCCGAGGACGACGCCCAGATCTACTTCGACACCCAGGCCACCTCCGAGCGCAAGAAGGCGATCCTCAAGGCCGTGGCCGCGGGAAAGCACGTCTACACCGAGAAGCCCGTGGCCTCCTCGGTCGCCGAGGGGGAGGAGCTGGTCAGGGCCGCCGAGTCGAGCGGGATCACCCACGGCGTCGTGCACGACAAGATCTTCCTGCCGGGACTGCGCAAGCTCAAGCGCCTGGTGGAGTCCGGCTTCTTCGGCCGCATCCTGTCCGTGCGCGGCGAGTTCGGCTACTGGGTCTTCGAGGGCGACCTGCTGCCCGCGCAGCGGCCGAGCTGGAACTACCGCGCCGAGGACGGCGGCGGGGTGGTCCTGGACATGTTCTGCCACTGGAACTACGTGCTGGAGAACCTCTTCGGCCCGGTCCGGGCGGTGACCGCGAAGGCCGTCACCCACATCCCCGAGCGCTGGGACGAGCAGGGTCGCCGCTACGACGCCACCGCCGACGACGCGGCGTATGCGATCTTCGAGCTCGAAGGCGACGTGATCGCACAGATCAACTCCTCGTGGGCGGTGCGGGTCGAACGCAAGGAGCTGGTGGAGTTCCAGGTCGACGGGACGCACGGCTCGGCCGTCGCGGGCCTGTTCGGCTGCCGGGTGCAGCCGCGGGTGCGCACCCCGAGGCCGACGTGGAACCCCGACGAGCCGACCACGGAGGACTTCCGCGCCCAGTGGGACGAGGTCCCGGACAACACGGTGTTCGGCAACGGGTTCCGCGCCCAGTGGGAGCGCTTCCTGCTCGACGTGCACCACGGCAGGCCGCACCCCTACGACCTGGCCGCCGGGGTGCGCGGCCTCCGGCTCGCCGAGGCCGGGCTCACCTCCTCGGCGCAGGGACGCCGCGTCGAGCTGCCCGGAGGCGCCGGATGA
- a CDS encoding ABC transporter ATP-binding protein encodes MSTAASPDVRGLETTGLSKSFGGVRAVDDASVVFRHGAVNALIGPNGSGKTTFFNCVTGLVKPDSGTASYRGQDITGKQPHRIARAGIGRSFQLCRIFPRMTVLENMLVPVRSRTLLGRLRSARQRTDVDRARELLARVGIEHLEGAEARDLSYGQQKLLELAGVLMADPETIMLDEPAGGVNPALIDRIAGLVRALNAEGKTFLIVEHNMELVMSLSDHVVVFDRGRPIAAGTPDEVRDDPRVLEAYLGI; translated from the coding sequence ATGAGCACGGCTGCATCCCCGGACGTGCGGGGGCTGGAAACGACGGGGCTGAGCAAGTCCTTCGGTGGTGTGCGCGCCGTCGACGACGCGAGCGTGGTCTTCCGCCACGGCGCGGTGAACGCGTTGATCGGCCCCAACGGGTCGGGCAAGACCACCTTCTTCAACTGCGTCACCGGGTTGGTCAAACCGGACTCCGGCACCGCGAGCTACCGCGGCCAGGACATCACCGGCAAGCAGCCGCACCGGATCGCCCGCGCGGGGATCGGGCGCAGCTTCCAGCTCTGCCGGATCTTCCCGCGCATGACGGTGCTGGAGAACATGCTGGTCCCGGTGCGCTCGCGGACGCTGCTCGGCCGGCTGCGGTCGGCGCGCCAGCGCACCGACGTCGACCGGGCGCGCGAACTGCTCGCCCGCGTCGGCATCGAGCACCTGGAGGGTGCCGAGGCACGCGATCTCTCCTACGGGCAGCAGAAGCTGCTGGAGCTCGCGGGCGTGCTGATGGCCGACCCCGAGACGATCATGCTCGACGAGCCCGCGGGCGGGGTGAACCCCGCGCTGATCGACCGGATCGCGGGTCTGGTGCGCGCGCTCAACGCCGAAGGCAAGACCTTCCTCATCGTCGAGCACAACATGGAACTGGTGATGAGCCTGTCCGACCACGTCGTCGTGTTCGACCGCGGCAGGCCGATCGCCGCGGGAACCCCGGACGAGGTCCGCGACGACCCGCGAGTCCTGGAGGCCTACCTTGGGATCTGA
- a CDS encoding ABC transporter ATP-binding protein, with translation MGSEQQGSSEYLLELIDIEAGYGRAALVLRGLTVRVPPATVVCLVGPNGAGKSTVLKVASGMLAPRSGRIVVGGRDVTGRRPQQMLQAGLSHVLQGHSVFKEMSVAENVLLGAYTVKDRAAVAERVGFVKDLFPVVAQRWDSPAGALSGGQQKQVEFARSLMVSPRVVLLDEPSMGLDPRATNTVFEQVLRMRDAGTAVLLVEQNARRALETADLGCVLDLGRVHISGPAAELLADPQLGELYLGQRRASGSAPHPTTTTSPREPA, from the coding sequence TTGGGATCTGAGCAGCAGGGGTCGAGCGAGTACCTGCTCGAGCTCATCGACATCGAGGCGGGCTACGGCCGCGCGGCGCTCGTGCTGCGCGGGCTCACGGTCCGGGTGCCGCCCGCCACCGTGGTCTGCCTGGTCGGACCCAACGGCGCGGGCAAGTCCACGGTGCTCAAGGTGGCCAGCGGAATGCTCGCGCCGCGTTCGGGGCGGATCGTGGTCGGTGGGCGCGACGTCACCGGCCGGCGACCGCAGCAGATGCTCCAGGCGGGTCTGTCGCACGTCCTCCAGGGCCACAGCGTGTTCAAGGAGATGTCGGTGGCCGAGAACGTGCTGCTCGGCGCCTACACCGTCAAAGACCGGGCGGCGGTCGCCGAACGCGTCGGGTTCGTCAAGGACCTCTTCCCCGTCGTGGCCCAGCGGTGGGACTCGCCGGCCGGCGCGCTCTCCGGCGGGCAGCAGAAGCAGGTCGAGTTCGCCCGCTCGCTGATGGTCAGCCCGCGCGTGGTGCTGCTCGACGAACCGTCGATGGGTCTGGACCCCCGGGCGACCAACACCGTTTTCGAGCAGGTGCTGCGGATGCGCGACGCGGGCACGGCGGTCCTGCTCGTCGAGCAGAACGCCCGCCGCGCGCTGGAGACCGCCGACCTGGGCTGCGTCCTCGACCTCGGCCGGGTGCACATCTCCGGCCCGGCCGCCGAACTGCTCGCCGACCCGCAACTGGGCGAGCTCTACCTCGGACAGCGCCGCGCCTCCGGCTCGGCGCCCCACCCGACCACCACGACATCGCCTCGGGAGCCAGCATGA
- a CDS encoding branched-chain amino acid ABC transporter permease, producing MGVALRAGRVIGLLALAALVIAFPSLAPDPFILSVGVVITSYAVLATSWNFVGGFTGYISLGHAAYSGLGAYATGLLIVRAGFNPWAALLVGGVLVALLAIPIGIASLRVRGASFVIVSIALVLITLLVFQSWGDFTGGSDGLRVPRPFGPDVMRPEQHERFFYLHAALLAVALLCWWVIDRSRFGAGLKAIREDEDKAQSLGVPTFTYKLVAFVVSAFFTALAGGLYALWFGFLDPVFQFSILAGSYLVLMSLLGGIRSLFGPLLGAVVVGYAMEYFKAQYGDTQLHLVAMGVLLAVVVLFMPDGIIPALNGLVNRFRPRAASIREVSQGELAERRREAEPPAAGATQEVGR from the coding sequence GTGGGCGTCGCACTCCGCGCGGGCAGGGTGATCGGGTTGCTGGCGCTGGCCGCGCTGGTGATCGCGTTCCCCAGCCTGGCGCCGGACCCGTTCATCCTGTCCGTCGGCGTGGTGATCACCAGCTACGCCGTGCTCGCCACGTCGTGGAACTTCGTCGGCGGCTTCACCGGCTACATCTCGCTGGGCCACGCCGCCTACTCCGGACTCGGCGCCTACGCCACGGGGCTGCTGATCGTCCGCGCCGGGTTCAACCCGTGGGCCGCGCTGCTGGTCGGCGGCGTGCTGGTCGCGCTGCTGGCCATCCCGATCGGCATCGCCAGCCTGCGGGTCCGCGGCGCGTCGTTCGTCATCGTCTCGATCGCGCTCGTGCTGATCACGCTGCTGGTCTTCCAGAGCTGGGGCGACTTCACCGGGGGCTCCGACGGGCTGCGGGTGCCGCGCCCGTTCGGCCCGGACGTCATGCGCCCCGAGCAGCACGAGCGGTTCTTCTACCTGCACGCCGCACTGCTGGCCGTCGCGCTGCTGTGCTGGTGGGTGATCGACCGCTCCCGCTTCGGCGCCGGGCTCAAGGCGATCCGCGAGGACGAGGACAAGGCGCAGTCGCTCGGCGTCCCGACCTTCACCTACAAACTGGTCGCGTTCGTCGTCTCGGCGTTCTTCACCGCGCTGGCCGGGGGCCTCTACGCGCTGTGGTTCGGCTTCCTGGACCCGGTCTTCCAGTTCTCCATCCTGGCCGGTTCGTACCTGGTGCTGATGAGCCTGCTCGGCGGCATCCGGAGCCTGTTCGGGCCGCTGCTGGGAGCGGTGGTCGTCGGCTACGCCATGGAGTACTTCAAGGCCCAGTACGGCGACACCCAGCTGCACCTGGTCGCGATGGGCGTGCTGCTCGCGGTGGTGGTGCTGTTCATGCCCGACGGGATCATCCCCGCGCTCAACGGCCTGGTGAACCGGTTCCGCCCGCGGGCGGCGTCGATCCGCGAGGTCAGCCAGGGCGAGCTCGCCGAACGGCGCCGCGAAGCGGAGCCGCCCGCGGCCGGGGCGACGCAGGAGGTGGGCCGATGA